A region of Toxotes jaculatrix isolate fToxJac2 chromosome 23, fToxJac2.pri, whole genome shotgun sequence DNA encodes the following proteins:
- the LOC121177061 gene encoding 5,6-dihydroxyindole-2-carboxylic acid oxidase-like: MWQSCFLVLVGAVVVSAQFPRECVTPEGLRSGQCCPSPSGLNNDPCGSSTGRGQCVSITVDSRPHGPQYPHDGRDDRERWPIRFFNRTCQCNGNFSGYNCGRCRHGWTGANCDQRVSVVRRNVMQLSGDEKRAFVNALDQAKRTVHPELVIATRRYQEIFGPDGSTVQFENITIYNYFVWSHYYSVGKTFLGAGQASFGGVDFSHEGPGFVTWHRYHLLQLERDMQDMLQDPSFALPYWNFAIGGTTCDICTDDLMGARSSFDMNSLSPNSIFSQWRVICESVEDYDTLGTICNSTETSPIRRNPGGNVNRPMVQRLPEPQDVADCLQVNTFDTPPYYSTSSESFRNTVEGYSAPQGNYDPVVRSLHNLAHLFLNGTGGQTHLSPNDPIFVLLHTYTDAIFDEWLRRHGPGSAVYPEENAPIGHNRGYNMVPFWPPVTNAEMFVTAPENLGYSYEAEWPGQPFTLTEIITMAIVAALVVVAVIFAATTCAVRAKSYKMEGHQPLLGDQYQRYDDDKSQSVV; encoded by the exons ATGTGGCAATCTTGCTTTTTGGTGCTTGTGGGCGCGGTGGTCGTGAGCGCGCAGTTCCCCAGAGAGTGTGTGACACCCGAGGGACTCAGGAGCGGACAGTGTTGTCCGTCACCCTCTGGACTCAATAACGACCCTTGTGGCTCAAGCACGGGCCGCGGACAGTGTGTGTCCATCACGGTTGACTCGCGGCCGCACGGGCCTCAGTACCCCCACGACGGACGGGATGATCGGGAACGGTGGCCCATTCGTTTCTTCAACCGTACTTGTCAGTGTAATGGGAACTTCAGCGGGTATAACTGCGGCCGCTGCAGACACGGATGGACGGGAGCCAACTGTGATCAGAGGGTTTCTGTTG TAAGAAGAAACGTGATGCAGCTCAGCGGAGACGAGAAGCGTGCGTTCGTGAACGCGCTGGATCAGGCCAAGCGCACAGTTCACCCGGAGCTGGTGATCGCCACGCGGCGCTATCAGGAGATCTTCGGGCCTGACGGGAGCACCGTGCAGTTTGAGAACATCACCATCTACAATTACTTCGTGTGGTCCCACTACTACTCCGTCGGCAAGACGTTCCTGGGCGCGGGGCAGGCCAGTTTCGGAGGAGTGGACTTCTCACATGAGGGGCCCGGTTTCGTCACCTGGCACAGGTaccacctgctgcagctggagagaGACATGCAG GATATGCTGCAAGACCCCTCCTTTGCTCTGCCCTACTGGAACTTTGCCATCGGTGGAACTACATGTGACATCTGCACAGATGACCTGATGGGAGCCCGGAGCAGTTTTGACATGAATTCCCTGAGCCCCAACTCCATCTTCTCCCAGTGGAGGGTCATTTGTGAGAGCGTAGAGGACTATGACACACTGGGAACCATCTGCAACA GTACTGAGACATCTCCTATCAGAAGGAACCCAGGAGGAAATGTCAACAGACCGATGGTCCAGCGTCTCCCAGAGCCCCAGGATGTGGCAGACTGTCTGCAGGTCAACACTTTTGACACACCGCCGTACTACTCCACCTCCTCTGAAAGCTTCAGAAACACAGTGGAAG GCTACAGTGCCCCCCAGGGGAACTATGACCCTGTGGTTAGGAGCCTCCACAACCTGGCCCATCTGTTCCTGAACgggacaggaggacagaccCACCTGTCCCCCAATGACCCCATCTTTGTCCTGCTCCACACATACACCGATGCCATCTTTGACGAATGGTTGAGGAGACACGGTCCAG GTTCAGCAGTGTATCCTGAAGAAAATGCCCCCATTGGTCACAACAGGGGCTATAACATGGTGCCTTTCTGGCCTCCAGTGACAAACGCTGAGATGTTTGTAACTGCCCCGGAAAATCTTGGCTACTCTTATGAAGCTGAGTGGCCAG GTCAACCTTTCACTCTGACGGAAATCATCACCATGGCAATAGTTGCTGCTCTTGTGGTCGTTGCAGTCATTTTTGCCGCCACCACATGTGCCGTGCGTGCCAAATCTTACAAGATGGAGGGCCACCAGCCTCTGCTCGGGGATCAGTACCAGCGGTACGATGATGACAAAAGCCAATCTGTAGTTTAA